The genomic interval TACGTGGCGAACATCACCGACGTGGGGCACCTGCAGAACGACTCCGACGACGGCGAGGACAAGATGCTGGCCCGCGCGCGGCTGGAGCAGCTGGAACCCATGGAGGTCGCGGACAAGTACCTGTGGTCGTTCGTGAAGGACATGGAAGCCCTGAACGTCCTGAAGCCGAGCATCAACCCGCGCGCGACCGGGCACATTCTTGAGCAGATCCGCCTGATTGAGGAACTGATCGAACGCGGGCACGCGTACGAGTCGCGCGGCAGCGTGTATTTCGACGTGCGGTCCTGGCCGGAGTACGGCAAGCTGTCCGGTCGCCGTCTGGACGACCAGGAGGAAGGCACGCGGGAGGCGGTCCGGGAAGAGAAACGCGACCCGCGCGACTTCGCGCTGTGGAAGAACGCCGAACCCGGCCACATCATGCGCTGGGAGTCCCCGTGGGGCGTGGGCTTTCCCGGGTGGCACATCGAGTGCAGCGCCATGAGCCTGAAGTACCTGGGCGAAGGGTTCGACATTCACGGCGGCGGCCTCGACCTGCAGTTCCCGCACCACGAGGCGGAGATCGCGCAGGCCGAAGCGGCCGGGCACGCGTTCGCGCGCTACTGGATGCACAACAACATGCTGACCATCGGCGGCGAGAAGATGAGCAAAAGCAAGGGGAACTTCCTGACCATTCAGGATGTCCTGACGCAGCACGACCCCATGGTGGTGCGCTTTCTGCTGGTCGGCAGTCACTACCGGTCCATTACCGAGTTCAGCGACGCCGCCTTTGAAAGTGCCCGCAGCGGCTACCGCCGCCTGACTGAAGCGCTCCACGAAACCGAACGTCGCCTGCCAGCCGCGCCGGCCGGGCAGGACGCCGCGCTCGACGCGAGGGTGGCAGCCCACACCGAGGCCTTCGAGGAGGCGCTGCGCGACGATTTCAACACGCCCAAGGCTGTGGCGGCCCTGTTCGGCCTGACCACCGACATCAACGCGGCCCTGAATGCCGGCGCGGTGCCGCGCGGCACCCTCGAGCGCACGCGGGACGCCTTCCGCACCCTGGGCGGGAACGTGCTGGGGCTCTTCGCGGAAACCGGCGCCCCCGCCCGCGGTCAGGACGACACGCAGGTGGTCAGCGCCCTGATGGACCTCGTGCTCAAGGCCCGGCAGAATTATCGGCTGAACAAGCAGTACGCGCAGGCCGACGAGCTGCGCGACACACTCACACGGGTGGGCGTAACGGTCGAGGACACCAAGGACGGACCACGCTGGAGACGCTGAACCCCCCCTAACCTCAAGATTCAGGGGGCCTGAATGAGCCGTGCATGACAGAAGCGACCGCATCCGCCTGACCGGACTGTCAGCTTTTCACCGGCCCTGAGTCCTACCATGACGGTGAGTGGTGAATCC from Deinococcus taeanensis carries:
- the cysS gene encoding cysteine--tRNA ligase, producing MTQRQPDPNIVLYDTLQRQKVPFVPATPGRVGMYLCGPTVYSDAHLGHAKKEVAFDVIRRAFTHLGYQVRYVANITDVGHLQNDSDDGEDKMLARARLEQLEPMEVADKYLWSFVKDMEALNVLKPSINPRATGHILEQIRLIEELIERGHAYESRGSVYFDVRSWPEYGKLSGRRLDDQEEGTREAVREEKRDPRDFALWKNAEPGHIMRWESPWGVGFPGWHIECSAMSLKYLGEGFDIHGGGLDLQFPHHEAEIAQAEAAGHAFARYWMHNNMLTIGGEKMSKSKGNFLTIQDVLTQHDPMVVRFLLVGSHYRSITEFSDAAFESARSGYRRLTEALHETERRLPAAPAGQDAALDARVAAHTEAFEEALRDDFNTPKAVAALFGLTTDINAALNAGAVPRGTLERTRDAFRTLGGNVLGLFAETGAPARGQDDTQVVSALMDLVLKARQNYRLNKQYAQADELRDTLTRVGVTVEDTKDGPRWRR